taaaaagttctGAAAAATCTATTGATTAGTTTTGGTAGTATGTAGTAGTAAACTATTTTCATACTGCGTGAAGATTCACTTATTATAGAACTTTAATGGTTGTTTTGATTTGATACAATCGGAATTATCTTCCTCGAATAGATTTCATGTTTTGCTTCAGATAGAGTATTGTTTAGatgtatcttttaaattaaaatgcattaaatttacGTAACGCAGAATATTATGTTCTCCCACGGAACGGTCTGTATAAGACATAACTACAGTCAAGTACAATATAGAAAATGTCTCAACATTCAAGCAGGAAGACTATAAGACTTGTtctaaactgaattaaattaatatatatttctcacgtttatttacaaaattcaaaaaccTTGTACTTCAAGTTTGTTTGtcagttaataattaaattaaaattaggaaCTACTATGTATGCGTGAAAAAAACAGTCCACTGCAGGGCAATTTAGTATAAAAACTCATTGAATGAACACAGTGACTTTTTCTGAGAAGTACTTTAAGTATTTTACCCAATTTATACATAGAATTACGATTAAATGCAAATAGATGCTGTAATTTCGCTACAAGAGTGGTACTACTTCTGCACACTACATGGTATATTAATTGATAATAGTCAAGTCAGATATTAAACTTCAGGATTGattctaaaaaaatacttatattatatagtttactttATTTGTGGAAATAATAAGTTTAGCATTTGAATTCCCGCTTGGATTTAAATTTGTTGGAAAAAATACTTCCATTTAGGACAGTGTGAATTTGTATGAGATTtaataatcatacatttttagGAAAGGAAAGAGACATCAGGTGGTGATAGTGGGGGCTGGAGTATCAGGGTTCACAGCAGCGGCCACCCTCCTGGAGCACAATGTCACTGACCTGGTCGTGCTGGAGGCTGCAGACAGGATTGGCGGCAGGATACATACCGTCGAATTCggtattagtatttaatattatacactctaacagatataaaataaaataaaatggtttatttcccaaagaaaatagtacaataaaacacttaCATACTATACTGTATAACTATACACGTTATTGCAACAAAACCTATGAACatacatacaatgtctgaaaccATGTATCAGAGCGCAACAATAGGTACTTATACACAGTTATTTCTTACTAGCATATAGCAATTGTATTTTATTCCactaaaaatttggaaaaagaaGAGTTGATATAATTGGGAAGAGAGCTTACATGGCATGGGCCTAGGACCTGTGCTTgggctctggtcgtgaatattggaactaaaaatttattaatagaacaaacgtttttataaaaaaaaaactgtggttaaaaaaaaacagtagttttgtaactttttatattaaagggttatagaatttatttttaatccgacTGGATGGCAATGACAACGGCGACCACACAAGAATTGATGAGCCGCATTGATAATGATATGCAACCGAGTTATAAATCTAGTTTTTTCTGCACTGTCGTATCAAGTAATTAActatggtaattatagtgaaggtCAGATCGAACAACAATAAAAGTGATGAAGTGTTAGAAGTTCAGTGATAAACAAGGGACAATAAGTCTATCTACTTCTTCGCCATCAAACGATAACACCCAATCCCTCACACGTTTTTTAAACCTGTTAAGATTAGTTAATTGAAACACAACGGCGAAGTTTTAACTGAAAAGGCACGTTGCGGTACAAAAAATGGGAAATATAATACGAATTTGTAatgctgaataattttttatatagaaacagTAATACCGACTTGTTGCGAGTATCGTGAGTTATGAGTATGAGTTTTTAATGCAAAAAGAGtatgaaaatatatgaatatttattagattttattattacgCACTTAAAATCACAAAAGTTAAAGTGGTAATCAGCTGTTATTATGTTGGTTCTGTATCCTATAATAACACTTGGTTATTATGGCTGGTTATTATGGAACTTTGTTGGTTTATATTCTCAGTAAAATAGTGGTAATGTGAAAGTTTAAATAGCACTTCTGTAGCACTGGTTTCGTGGAAATAACActgttcataatatatttaccACTTTCAGTTGAAAAAAGCCAAATAAAATTACAGACACACGTAGCACCATGAGCACGTATGAGAATGGCATATATGGAAGACAAGATTGTGGTATGTCGAGAACCGTACTGCTAAGTTGTACATTGTACACTGACAGGGcccattttaatttcattatcattttaaagtttaatttaactattttcgATTTTATTGTgtagcaaatatttataattccataacatgtatatataccggttttttatttacaaaattgttttcaggCCAAATACATTATCAAACTGTTTGTTGGTAAATATTGTTAAGTACGAGTATTTTAAGTTCATGTCCTTTTAAACAGGTACTGTCTTGGAAGCAACTTCATTCACGCAAAATAACTGGATTATGTTCCAGAATAATTATAGAAAGTGATGAGttacattgtattttgtaaaaatcaggctaggattaattaaaatatttaaatacattatatgaaTTATTCAGATCACACGATTACTCCAAAGTTAAGCAATATGCTCTAACCttggttaatttaaataaatttatgatagtaaatttcatactttttactCGAGTCTTACATAAAATATCTTTCAGGTGGTGTTGTGATAGACAGAGGCGCGGAGTTCTGCCACGGCGAGGTTGACAATGTGGTCTATGATCTTGTCGGTCCTCACGACCTACTGACGTCGTACGATGCCTTGACAACACCAGAGCAATGCCTCATAATCAAACACAACCGGGCATGAATTTAACGCAACTGCACTCAGAGAATTGGGAGGTCTGGCCTTTCAAAATTCTGTATCAAAGCGATCGTTCTCACTTCAACGGCTCAGTAGCTGCTTACTTCTATCCCAGGTTGGTAATGCtcctcttaaaattaaaattcgtcACCTGAATTTTTGAATCGTCATTTTTGTGATCCATTCCATTCAAACAAAGTCCTAATACAACAAAACAGTGCTTTATATCCATCGaaagtatgtttaatatttttattgctcatTCCGATAATTACCATGAAGAAATTGATTCTATAAAACAgacagattttttttttcttcttcttcatttaaaTACACTTTAACCATAGCAGTAACCATTCGGACCATTAACATGAGCAACTATCTGTTCCTTAGCACCTGATAAGTTGTAATCATTCGAAGAGTACTACATATCGTTTCCTTATTCCGCCTCGTACCTCTACGTCATTTTTCATTTAACGGATAAGTAGGGGAATTATATGGAACCCTACGATTAGAAAGCTTCTCACGGCAATTCTGATGGACCTTGTGATGCTTTGGGAACTCCCATTTCCACATTTAATCGTGGTTTGACACTCCAAGACGGATTTTGATATTACCTAGAATATGAATGTCACCCTGACCATTACAATGAAACTTGGTATGTTCTCCctttgagccggttcaatacctatatctccccggctcatgtgtgttttatatagtgtatgtgtgtgtgtggtttattggctgcagagcccactgaccttttgaaggcgtttagcctttccggtagagtggtagagactccgagccgtggtgtacaagttaggagtagctccagtttaatatattttgtttatttaagtgtttgttagttttgctgagctatactccttctgacatgtgcggctaagtttacggcccctcactgatgaggtccaggagatgagttgatttttctgctgtcatctctccatcatgcgtggtcgcagagaaccttcgcttttgcgctctgcagaaggacggccaccatgatggacattgctactagtcaacatctgtgataccctgctcatattctttatttatttgttattgttattgtttgccatttatatagtttatattttggttatttaattttaagttagttttagatattatttagttacttcttggatttcattaggagcccgcccttagccgaaggataccgggtggaattggcatttcttgtttcaaattatggcgtttctaatttttgtatgcaggtgcacctgataaggattgtttgaggtatatactactgcaggcacttttatttatttttttttttttatttatagtatcttatacttatatatttatattgactagataggcctatgttgtgtcttagtaaatgaacctgagtatgctgaccacggtattctttttttttacctagtttagttttgatccggcatcccgttcgccaccatgggcgcgcgcttccctgatggtttgctgtgggtgtgcgagcggcgatgtacggtttcaatggtagcagagcgtggttagctgctctctcagctgtctctcagttctggttttgtttgttggtgtaggttagtgttaggtagggggaggttagagtacacaattttatttcattaggagctcgccctagcacaggataccgggtggaattgggttttagtgtcttgcttcctgcagacttaccctttgcagggagcaagggactctaaattgcttaaccgctaaatttatctaactgtattctacttctcccctatcaatgtgttgttttgttatattttattgcttctgtgtttgtaggtttgtagttagtgtatatttgcagggtatccttctattaggtagcaggtattaagttcttcacttggacctcgtcaatgtaagccttttgtgagttgagtccacttaggttactaagtaattgttgcgtacgctttgttgtttattgttgtatttatttgtcttaattgtttttggtatggcgtttttccctggtgcctgaacatctacgcaagcccgagttggtttttgaggtcctggcgagaggacagaagcccgagggagatgtgagggcattaagggctcaattacgggcttgtatag
The nucleotide sequence above comes from Homalodisca vitripennis isolate AUS2020 unplaced genomic scaffold, UT_GWSS_2.1 ScUCBcl_11741;HRSCAF=21122, whole genome shotgun sequence. Encoded proteins:
- the LOC124374961 gene encoding polyamine oxidase 1-like, which gives rise to MPNTIRCLCVFALLILSIDSEPIRKGKRHQVVIVGAGVSGFTAAATLLEHNVTDLVVLEAADRIGGRIHTVEFGGVVIDRGAEFCHGEVDNVVYDLVGPHDLLTSYDALTTPEQCLIIKHNRA